The Cylindrospermopsis curvispora GIHE-G1 genome contains a region encoding:
- a CDS encoding phytase produces the protein MASITTVRFSQFNASLNRNTSNQLVTDLSSTTNAQAKSVAEIIQRANPDVLLINEFDYVQTNPTQAIQLLQQNYLGVSQNGATPITYPYFYIAPSNTGIASGFDLNNNGAVVTTPGAAGYGDDSFGFGNFPGQFGMLLLSKYEIDTANVRTFQNFLWKDMPGNLLTNDPTVDNPATTTVNENLGSFYSPEEIAVLRLSSKSHWDVPIKIGNQTIHVLVSHPTPPVFDGTEDRNGKRNYDEIRFWSDYITPGKGDYIYDDTGKKGSLASGSSFVIMGDENADPQDGDSYNQAILQLLQNPNINTNFIPTSLGAVQQSTLQGGANVNHRSNPAFDTSDFADTTPGNLRSDYVLPSTDLKIANSAVFWSVNTDPNFALVGTFNSSLPGGFPSSDHRLVLADIQVDPTPGGKTVPNLKFVGQKTFVTGFIPPGTPGKVNGTDTPMGGLSGVVYDVAKGLFYAISDDRSQFGPARFYTFTLNPATSDITFTNVTPITDTSGNLFPALSLDPEGIALTSNGTVFISSEGEANPSAGRVTNPFIKEFDLTTGKEIRTLLVPSKFLPVVQDTNGDGVVNTGDTQTSGVRNNLAFESLTISPDQTTLYTATENALLQDGDRTSLTAPSRSRVIQYNLVTGQPEKEYLYLADAIAKAPTGGTAADSGLVDLLAIDNRGTLLALERSFAVGQGNTIKIYEVTLQGATDITTINSLSGITSDQLAAIQPVQKRLVLNLDTLNLPNSDGNHPTGTDNIEGLSFGPRLADGRQSIVLVSDNNFGATQFTQILTLGGELLPTVIPTVETRPDLFDDPTLPTSQRADADDPAIYVNSQDPSKSIILTAVKNAGLRVYDLTGKLLQEINPGSIRYNNIDLQYGFTLGGEKIDIAVASDRQNDKLVIFKINPQGTGGNYLENITDSSVTTLFQGLPFVAPYSSSSRSAYGITIYRSLATKDYYVFASRRQTGDVAQFKLIDKGNGKVGYERVREFTIPAPSDSTRSAQTEGMVADQEMGFVYIGQEDVGIWKFDAEPNGSNVGKLVDKVKFEGGQNLTDDAEGLTIYYGKNGTGYLLASSQGDNSFAVYTREGSNDFLGRFAVGSNGAIDSVQESDGADVINLPLGANFPMGLFVTQDGNNEPAKIIDGENINSNFKLVPWENIANGFPTSLKIDTTTFNPRTPIAQSLVNGVASGDTTQTSTILWTRSLFTGQVTFEYGTTPDFSTIVGKKTVNVTNTTQPVKVLVDGLTPGTNYYYRVSDVSGGTATGKFSTAATSTTRAGLKFGVSGDWRGELAPYPAINNADTANLKFFVQLGDTIYADVPSPGLKDSKGVEIPQATTLEDYRAKHSEVYGLRYGQNTWGDLRASTSILTTIDDHEVYNDFAGMSPSDTGLTNDNPFYENGLQAFQEYNPISDQFYSQTGDSRIDGERKLYRYNTYGSDAATFVLDARSFRDTELPPVTNPGDLTQVGNFLAQSFNPNRTLLGRPQVEDLKKDLLRASNSGITWKFIMLSGPIQNLGVAAASDRYEGYAAERTELLKFIDDNKIKNVVFVTADFHGTIVNNLTYQTAPGQAQIPTNTWEIITGSVAYDAPFGPTVAGLFLTPQQKAFYDSLPTTSDGDSVVNDKDDFIKQAINNGLQPFGYDPIGLNNNLSQVDGLINSKLLQGDYIATHTYGWTEFNINPTTQKLTVTTYGIKPYTEAELVADPNAIINLQPQIVSQFEVEPNANNVPQASQLVFGTTDRDVVVIPSQTDGIKDLIFTGSGNDEVDTTLNTPLEGFPRGENTIHTGSGKDVIYAGNGDRIFGGSGDDEIYATDAKDYRLSGGSGNDVFHLGVNGRALGGDGDDKFFVSEGGGNLISGGAGADQFWIATGDIPKVDNKNLANTIVDFQIGTDVLGISGQVQSFGFKDLTLTNNDIIINGNTIANLIGVNTSTLTVSNFSFV, from the coding sequence ATGGCAAGTATTACAACAGTCCGTTTTTCCCAGTTCAATGCTTCCCTTAACCGTAATACTAGCAATCAGTTAGTTACAGATTTATCTAGCACTACTAATGCCCAGGCCAAATCAGTAGCGGAAATAATTCAGCGCGCTAACCCAGATGTACTGTTAATTAATGAATTTGATTACGTTCAAACCAATCCCACCCAAGCTATTCAACTTTTGCAACAGAATTATCTTGGTGTGAGTCAAAATGGAGCAACACCCATCACCTACCCGTACTTCTATATTGCTCCTTCTAATACTGGTATTGCTTCTGGATTTGACCTAAATAACAATGGTGCGGTGGTCACAACACCTGGTGCTGCTGGATATGGTGATGATTCCTTTGGATTTGGTAATTTCCCTGGGCAGTTTGGCATGTTATTACTGTCTAAGTATGAAATTGACACGGCAAATGTTCGCACCTTCCAAAACTTCTTATGGAAGGATATGCCAGGCAATTTATTAACTAATGACCCCACGGTAGATAATCCTGCTACTACCACAGTTAATGAAAATCTTGGTAGCTTTTATTCACCCGAAGAAATTGCCGTGCTACGTCTTTCTTCCAAAAGTCATTGGGATGTACCCATCAAGATTGGTAATCAAACCATTCACGTTCTAGTTAGTCACCCCACTCCACCCGTATTTGACGGTACAGAAGACCGTAATGGCAAACGTAATTACGATGAAATTAGATTTTGGAGTGACTATATAACTCCTGGTAAGGGGGACTATATCTATGATGACACGGGTAAAAAAGGTAGTTTAGCATCTGGGTCTAGTTTTGTCATTATGGGCGATGAAAATGCCGATCCCCAGGATGGAGACAGCTACAATCAGGCCATTTTGCAATTGCTCCAAAATCCTAATATTAATACCAATTTTATCCCTACCAGTTTAGGCGCTGTGCAACAGTCAACCTTACAGGGAGGAGCAAATGTTAATCACCGGAGCAACCCAGCTTTTGATACATCTGATTTTGCTGATACAACCCCCGGTAACTTACGTTCAGATTATGTTTTACCTTCTACGGATCTCAAAATTGCCAATTCAGCAGTTTTTTGGTCGGTTAATACTGACCCTAACTTTGCACTGGTAGGAACCTTTAATTCTAGCTTACCTGGTGGTTTTCCCAGCTCCGATCATCGCCTAGTACTGGCTGATATTCAAGTTGACCCAACCCCGGGAGGAAAGACAGTTCCCAATCTAAAGTTTGTGGGTCAAAAAACCTTTGTCACTGGTTTTATCCCCCCCGGTACTCCAGGAAAAGTTAATGGCACAGACACCCCCATGGGTGGTTTATCCGGTGTTGTCTATGATGTGGCTAAAGGTCTCTTTTATGCTATCTCTGATGACCGTTCCCAATTTGGTCCAGCTCGATTTTATACTTTTACCCTGAATCCTGCTACTAGTGACATCACCTTTACTAATGTTACTCCGATTACGGATACCAGTGGTAATTTATTCCCAGCCTTGAGTCTTGACCCAGAGGGTATTGCTCTCACTAGCAATGGAACTGTGTTTATTTCCTCTGAAGGTGAGGCTAATCCCTCAGCAGGTCGTGTCACCAACCCCTTTATTAAAGAGTTTGATTTGACTACAGGAAAGGAAATTAGAACCTTGCTTGTTCCCAGCAAGTTCTTACCTGTGGTTCAAGATACTAATGGTGACGGGGTCGTTAATACTGGTGATACTCAAACATCCGGGGTGCGCAATAACTTGGCTTTTGAAAGTTTGACTATTTCCCCTGACCAAACAACTCTATATACCGCCACGGAAAATGCCTTACTACAAGATGGCGATCGCACGTCCTTAACCGCTCCTAGTCGTTCTCGTGTTATTCAGTATAATTTAGTTACTGGACAACCGGAAAAAGAATATTTATACTTGGCAGATGCGATCGCCAAAGCACCTACAGGTGGTACAGCAGCAGATAGTGGGTTAGTGGACTTACTAGCGATTGACAATCGTGGTACTCTATTAGCCTTGGAAAGGTCTTTTGCGGTGGGACAAGGTAACACCATCAAGATCTACGAAGTGACTCTTCAAGGAGCAACGGATATCACTACAATTAATTCCTTGAGTGGAATAACTAGTGATCAACTAGCAGCGATTCAACCTGTACAAAAACGCCTGGTCCTCAACCTTGATACCCTAAATTTACCCAATAGTGATGGGAACCATCCTACGGGAACGGACAATATAGAAGGATTGAGCTTTGGCCCCCGATTAGCTGATGGTCGTCAGTCCATAGTATTGGTCAGTGACAATAATTTTGGTGCGACCCAATTTACCCAGATCCTCACTCTGGGTGGGGAGCTATTACCTACTGTAATTCCCACGGTAGAAACCCGCCCGGATTTATTTGATGATCCTACTTTACCAACATCTCAAAGAGCGGATGCGGATGACCCAGCCATTTACGTCAATAGTCAAGACCCCAGTAAGAGTATCATTTTAACAGCGGTGAAAAATGCTGGACTGCGAGTCTATGACCTAACGGGCAAATTATTACAGGAAATTAATCCTGGGTCAATTCGCTACAATAATATTGATCTCCAATATGGCTTCACTCTGGGTGGAGAAAAGATAGATATTGCGGTAGCAAGCGATCGCCAAAACGACAAGTTGGTGATTTTCAAAATTAATCCCCAGGGAACAGGTGGGAACTATTTAGAGAACATCACTGATAGTAGTGTCACTACTCTGTTTCAAGGCTTACCCTTTGTTGCTCCTTACTCATCATCATCCCGCAGCGCCTACGGAATAACTATTTACCGTAGCCTGGCAACTAAAGATTACTACGTGTTTGCTTCCCGTCGTCAAACGGGAGATGTGGCTCAATTTAAACTGATTGACAAAGGTAATGGCAAAGTAGGCTATGAACGAGTTAGAGAGTTTACCATTCCTGCTCCTAGTGATTCTACCCGTTCTGCTCAAACCGAGGGTATGGTAGCAGACCAGGAAATGGGCTTTGTTTACATTGGTCAGGAGGATGTGGGAATTTGGAAATTCGATGCAGAACCCAATGGTAGCAACGTTGGTAAACTGGTAGATAAGGTTAAATTTGAAGGTGGTCAAAACCTTACAGATGATGCGGAGGGTCTCACCATTTACTATGGCAAAAATGGCACCGGTTACCTATTAGCATCTAGCCAAGGTGATAACAGCTTTGCCGTTTACACCCGTGAAGGTAGCAATGATTTTCTGGGGAGATTTGCTGTTGGCAGTAATGGCGCAATTGATAGCGTGCAGGAGTCTGATGGTGCAGATGTGATTAATCTACCCCTAGGCGCTAATTTCCCCATGGGTTTATTTGTCACTCAAGATGGCAATAACGAACCCGCTAAAATTATTGATGGTGAGAACATCAACAGCAATTTTAAATTGGTCCCCTGGGAAAATATTGCCAATGGTTTCCCCACATCTTTAAAAATTGATACTACCACTTTCAATCCCCGCACTCCCATAGCCCAGTCCCTAGTTAATGGAGTTGCTAGCGGTGACACCACCCAAACTTCTACCATTCTCTGGACCCGCAGTCTTTTCACCGGACAGGTGACCTTTGAATATGGTACAACTCCAGACTTTAGTACCATAGTTGGCAAAAAGACAGTCAACGTAACCAATACTACTCAACCAGTTAAAGTATTAGTAGATGGACTTACACCGGGAACCAATTACTACTATCGGGTCAGCGATGTAAGTGGTGGAACTGCTACTGGTAAGTTTAGCACAGCAGCTACCTCCACAACTAGAGCTGGGTTGAAATTTGGAGTCTCGGGTGACTGGCGTGGTGAATTAGCGCCCTATCCAGCCATTAATAATGCGGATACAGCTAATTTGAAATTCTTTGTCCAACTGGGAGATACCATTTATGCTGACGTTCCCTCACCAGGACTCAAGGATAGCAAGGGAGTGGAAATACCTCAAGCTACTACCCTAGAAGACTATCGAGCTAAACACTCTGAAGTATACGGACTACGCTATGGACAAAATACCTGGGGAGACCTAAGAGCATCTACCTCCATTTTAACTACTATAGATGACCACGAGGTTTACAATGACTTTGCTGGTATGTCTCCTTCTGACACGGGTTTAACCAATGACAATCCCTTCTATGAAAATGGGTTGCAGGCTTTCCAAGAGTATAACCCCATTAGCGATCAGTTTTATAGTCAAACCGGTGATAGTAGAATTGATGGAGAAAGGAAACTCTATCGCTATAACACCTATGGTAGTGACGCAGCTACTTTTGTATTAGATGCTCGCTCTTTCCGAGATACGGAACTACCCCCCGTTACCAACCCAGGTGATTTAACTCAGGTTGGCAATTTCCTGGCCCAGTCTTTTAATCCCAATCGCACCCTGTTGGGAAGACCACAGGTGGAAGATCTCAAAAAAGACCTCCTGCGCGCAAGCAACAGCGGTATAACCTGGAAGTTTATCATGTTGTCAGGACCAATCCAAAACCTGGGTGTAGCAGCAGCAAGTGACCGCTACGAAGGATATGCAGCTGAAAGAACGGAACTTCTCAAGTTTATCGATGACAACAAAATTAAAAACGTTGTTTTTGTTACTGCTGATTTCCACGGTACAATAGTAAATAATCTCACCTATCAAACCGCACCCGGTCAAGCTCAAATTCCTACCAATACCTGGGAAATTATTACTGGTTCCGTAGCTTACGATGCTCCCTTTGGACCAACGGTGGCTGGTTTATTCCTCACACCACAGCAAAAGGCATTTTATGATTCCTTACCTACAACTAGTGATGGGGATAGTGTTGTCAATGACAAGGATGATTTCATTAAACAAGCTATCAACAATGGATTACAACCTTTTGGCTACGATCCAATAGGTTTAAACAACAACCTTTCTCAAGTTGATGGGTTAATTAACTCTAAGTTACTACAAGGAGACTATATTGCGACTCACACCTACGGTTGGACGGAATTTAACATCAACCCAACTACTCAAAAGCTAACGGTCACTACTTATGGAATCAAACCCTATACTGAAGCTGAGTTAGTTGCTGATCCTAATGCTATTATCAATCTGCAACCCCAAATTGTCAGTCAGTTTGAGGTGGAACCAAATGCCAATAATGTTCCCCAAGCATCCCAGTTGGTCTTTGGCACCACGGATCGTGATGTTGTGGTAATTCCTTCCCAAACTGATGGTATTAAAGACCTAATCTTTACCGGTTCTGGAAATGATGAGGTAGACACTACTCTCAATACCCCCTTGGAAGGTTTTCCCAGGGGCGAAAATACTATTCACACAGGTAGTGGCAAAGACGTTATATACGCAGGTAATGGCGATCGCATTTTTGGTGGTAGTGGGGATGATGAAATCTACGCTACAGATGCCAAGGACTATCGCCTTTCCGGTGGATCTGGTAATGACGTTTTTCACCTAGGTGTGAATGGTCGCGCTTTAGGTGGTGATGGAGATGATAAATTCTTTGTTAGCGAAGGTGGGGGCAATTTAATTTCCGGTGGTGCTGGTGCAGACCAGTTTTGGATCGCTACCGGTGATATCCCCAAAGTTGACAACAAAAACCTTGCCAATACCATTGTGGATTTTCAGATTGGTACTGATGTTTTGGGTATTAGCGGTCAAGTCCAGAGCTTTGGCTTTAAGGATCTAACCTTAACCAATAACGACATTATCATCAATGGCAACACTATAGCTAACTTAATTGGAGTAAATACTAGCACACTTACTGTCAGTAACTTCAGTTTTGTTTAG
- a CDS encoding cation:proton antiporter: MPLINTVDVTIFTKFTIPLLASSTNESVDNTIVVAAVLLSLVVIYLASKLGGELSNKLGFPPVLGELVGGVVVGTSVLHLLVFPEGGTDSSSSLIMSFLQITAGLTPEATPAVFAAQSEVISVLAELGVIILLFEIGLESNLKDLMEVGIQAFVVAVVGVAVPFAAGTAGLMIIFGIAPVPAIFAGAALTATSIGITSRVLSEIGRLNSKEGQIILGAAVIDDILGIIVLAVVASLAKDGAVDLGKVIYLIASATGFIIGAVILGNIFNKSFVAIADILKTRGGVVIPAFIFAFIMSYLADIINLEAILGAFAAGLVLEETEKRKELQKQVIPIADMLVPIFFVAVGAKTDLVVLNPAIPTNREGLVMATFLITIAIIGKVITGLAVFGQPGINRLAIGVGMIPRGEVGLVFAGVGAASGVLSKPLGAAIIMMVIITTFLAPPLLRVVFPQGESSVGLDSTSEV; encoded by the coding sequence ATGCCACTCATAAATACAGTTGATGTGACCATTTTCACCAAGTTTACTATTCCCCTGTTAGCCAGCTCTACCAATGAGTCGGTGGACAATACCATCGTGGTAGCAGCAGTTCTCCTCAGTTTAGTAGTTATTTACCTAGCTAGTAAGTTAGGGGGCGAACTGTCCAACAAATTAGGATTTCCACCGGTTCTGGGTGAATTAGTTGGAGGTGTGGTTGTTGGTACATCGGTTCTACACTTGCTAGTATTTCCAGAAGGTGGTACTGATAGCTCCAGTTCCTTGATTATGTCCTTCTTGCAAATTACCGCTGGGTTAACACCAGAAGCTACACCCGCAGTATTTGCTGCTCAATCAGAGGTGATTTCCGTTTTAGCAGAATTGGGTGTAATTATTCTTCTGTTTGAAATAGGGTTGGAGTCCAACTTAAAAGATTTGATGGAAGTTGGCATTCAAGCGTTTGTTGTCGCAGTGGTGGGAGTAGCTGTTCCCTTTGCAGCGGGTACTGCAGGGTTGATGATCATCTTTGGCATTGCTCCAGTACCTGCTATTTTTGCTGGTGCAGCTTTAACTGCTACTAGTATTGGTATTACCTCCAGAGTGCTTTCGGAAATTGGTAGGTTGAATTCCAAAGAAGGACAAATTATCCTTGGTGCAGCTGTCATAGATGATATCTTGGGCATTATCGTTTTGGCGGTGGTTGCTAGTTTAGCTAAAGATGGCGCAGTAGATCTGGGTAAAGTAATTTATTTAATAGCTAGCGCCACTGGATTTATTATTGGTGCCGTAATTTTAGGTAATATTTTTAACAAATCCTTCGTGGCGATCGCGGATATATTGAAGACCAGGGGGGGAGTGGTAATTCCCGCTTTTATTTTTGCGTTCATCATGTCCTACCTGGCGGACATCATTAACCTAGAAGCCATATTAGGAGCATTTGCAGCTGGATTAGTTTTAGAGGAAACAGAAAAGAGAAAGGAACTGCAAAAGCAAGTTATACCAATTGCGGACATGCTAGTGCCAATTTTCTTTGTAGCAGTGGGAGCGAAAACAGATTTAGTAGTGTTAAATCCAGCCATACCAACCAATAGAGAGGGATTGGTGATGGCTACTTTCCTGATTACAATAGCGATTATTGGTAAAGTAATTACAGGTTTAGCCGTTTTTGGTCAGCCAGGTATTAACCGTTTAGCCATTGGTGTAGGTATGATTCCCAGAGGTGAGGTAGGGTTAGTATTTGCGGGAGTTGGTGCAGCTAGTGGAGTGCTTTCCAAACCTTTAGGAGCAGCAATTATTATGATGGTAATTATCACTACCTTTTTAGCTCCTCCCCTGTTACGAGTTGTCTTTCCCCAAGGGGAATCTTCGGTTGGTTTAGATTCCACCTCAGAGGTATAG
- a CDS encoding N-acetylmuramoyl-L-alanine amidase — translation MRLHYLLTGTIGTVLLLSSPSLAAKFDSWRFDANENKLEIRTTSPVQPQAQLVFNPTRLVIDLPNTKFGQPQVARPIGGGIRAVRIGQFDPQTTRVVVEFNPGYRVDPQAIKFTTAAGSRWIVQLPKLERVFSNTPQDNNNRDDNSNYNLATIDSPQSPPEFSSAGKTQVEKLQTTGDGFFIRTSGISPQARINRSVDRTTIFMNIVGASLSPQLTARSILVNRHGVTRVQLIQLRTTPSTVQVSLKVDPKSPDWEVSTVGDGVVILPVKGFVNSREGGETLTPNFPDVNDVENNNETGTDTIESVQLSDNGTELLIKGGQKSSVTTGWDRGSAMFRISINNAKLAPQAPRVNLPPNSPVLGVRVQSGTLNNVIILIQPASGVRIGQPNRTNNGMLSLPIERVRSPIGLPPLDQGGSNHLPDPNAKPETNPQPRPRRTTPKGKLLVMIDPGHGGKDPGAIGIAGVQEKDIILPISLRIAKILQENGVETVLTRDADYFVTLPGRVEMAQRTGADIFVSIHANSAGLNRPEVSGLETYYYNNGLDLAQTVHNKILQSVNVRDRRVRKARFYVLRKNSIPSILVELGYLTGEEDVANLQRSTYQNQMAQAIAQGILQYLKQR, via the coding sequence TTGAGACTACACTACTTACTAACGGGAACAATTGGAACAGTTCTTTTACTGTCTTCACCTAGTTTGGCAGCTAAATTTGACTCTTGGCGGTTTGATGCTAACGAAAACAAGCTAGAAATTAGAACAACTAGCCCTGTCCAACCACAAGCCCAATTAGTTTTTAACCCTACGCGACTGGTGATTGATTTACCGAACACCAAATTTGGTCAACCCCAAGTTGCTCGACCCATAGGTGGTGGGATTCGTGCAGTTCGCATAGGACAGTTTGATCCCCAAACTACCCGTGTAGTAGTGGAATTCAATCCAGGTTATAGGGTTGACCCTCAAGCTATCAAGTTTACAACCGCCGCTGGTAGTCGCTGGATAGTACAACTACCAAAACTAGAGCGGGTATTCTCCAACACCCCACAGGATAACAACAATAGAGATGACAATTCCAATTATAATTTAGCAACTATAGATTCTCCCCAATCTCCACCAGAGTTTTCTTCAGCGGGAAAAACCCAAGTTGAAAAATTACAAACTACTGGGGATGGTTTCTTTATTCGCACTAGTGGTATTTCCCCCCAAGCTAGAATCAACCGCAGTGTTGACCGGACTACCATATTCATGAATATTGTGGGTGCGAGTTTGTCTCCACAATTAACAGCAAGAAGCATCTTGGTTAATCGCCATGGCGTTACTCGGGTTCAGCTGATCCAATTGCGAACTACACCCAGCACAGTGCAAGTTAGCTTGAAGGTTGATCCAAAAAGTCCCGATTGGGAAGTAAGCACTGTTGGTGATGGAGTGGTGATTTTACCAGTGAAGGGATTTGTTAACTCACGGGAGGGAGGTGAAACCCTAACCCCTAATTTTCCCGATGTTAATGACGTAGAAAATAATAATGAAACTGGGACTGACACCATTGAGTCGGTGCAGTTAAGCGACAATGGCACAGAGTTATTAATTAAAGGCGGTCAGAAATCATCTGTAACCACAGGTTGGGACAGAGGTTCCGCTATGTTTCGCATTAGTATTAATAATGCCAAATTAGCACCTCAAGCTCCCAGAGTCAATCTACCACCTAACAGTCCGGTATTGGGAGTACGTGTCCAGTCTGGGACATTAAACAATGTAATTATTCTAATACAACCAGCATCAGGAGTTCGCATTGGTCAACCTAATCGAACTAACAACGGCATGTTGTCCTTGCCAATCGAAAGGGTAAGATCGCCAATTGGCTTACCCCCCCTAGATCAGGGTGGAAGTAATCACTTACCAGATCCCAACGCCAAACCCGAAACCAATCCCCAACCTCGTCCTCGTCGCACTACCCCCAAGGGTAAATTGCTAGTCATGATTGATCCAGGACATGGTGGCAAAGATCCAGGAGCTATAGGGATTGCTGGAGTGCAGGAAAAAGATATTATTTTGCCCATTAGCCTAAGAATTGCTAAAATTCTGCAAGAAAATGGTGTAGAGACCGTATTGACCAGAGATGCTGACTACTTTGTCACCCTTCCTGGAAGGGTGGAAATGGCACAACGCACTGGAGCTGATATATTTGTTAGCATTCATGCTAACTCAGCAGGTCTTAATCGTCCTGAAGTCAGTGGATTAGAAACGTACTATTATAATAATGGTTTGGACTTAGCACAAACTGTTCACAACAAAATTTTACAAAGTGTCAATGTCAGGGATAGAAGAGTAAGGAAGGCAAGATTTTATGTCCTGAGAAAAAATTCTATCCCCTCGATTTTGGTAGAACTCGGTTATCTAACAGGAGAAGAGGATGTGGCTAATTTACAGAGGTCTAC